A portion of the Hevea brasiliensis isolate MT/VB/25A 57/8 unplaced genomic scaffold, ASM3005281v1 Scaf180, whole genome shotgun sequence genome contains these proteins:
- the LOC110670308 gene encoding 60S ribosomal protein L6, mitochondrial-like, whose translation MESKFFRFLKIVGVGYKARAEAEGRLLFLKLGYSHEVELTVPPAVRVFCFKNNVVCCTGIDEQRVHQFAASVRSCKPPEVYKGKGIMYIDEVIKKKQGKKSK comes from the coding sequence ATGGAATCCAAATTTTTTCGGTTTCTTAAGATAGTGGGTGTTGGATACAAAGCAAGGGCTGAAGCAGAAGGACGCCTCTTATTTCTCAAATTGGGATACAGTCATGAGGTTGAACTCACAGTTCCTCCCGCTGTTCGTGTTTTCTGCTTCAAGAACAATGTAGTTTGTTGCACTGGAATTGACGAGCAAAGGGTGCACCAGTTTGCTGCTTCTGTTCGTAGTTGCAAACCTCCTGAAGTTTACAAGGGCAAGGGTATAATGTACATTGATGAAGTGATCAAGAAGAAACAAGGAAAGAAATCAAAATGA
- the LOC110670291 gene encoding uncharacterized protein LOC110670291, producing the protein MGGGFRVLHLVRPFLSFLPEVQSADRKVPFREKVIYTVISLFIFLVCSQLPLYGIHSTTGADPFYWMRVILASNRGTVMELGITPIVTSGLVMQLLAGSKIIEVDNNVREDRALLNGAQKLLGILIAVGEAVAYVLSGMYGSVSQLGVGNAILIIIQLCFAGIIVICLDELLQKGYGLGSGISLFIATNICENIIWKAFSPTTINSGRGTEFEGAVIALFHLLITRTDKVRALREAFYRQNLPNVTNLLATVLIFLIVIYFQGFRVVLPVRSKNARGQQGSYPIKLFYTSNMPIILQSALVSNLYFISQLLYRRYSDNFLVNLLGKWKESEYSNGQSVPVGGLAYYITAPSSLADMAANPFHALFYFVFMLSACALFSKTWIEVSGSSAKDVAKQLKEQQMVMPGHRESNLQKELNRYIPTAAAFGGVCIGALTVLADFMGAIGSGTGILLAVTIIYQYFETFEKERASELGFFGF; encoded by the exons ATGGGGGGTGGATTTAGGGTTCTTCATCTTGTCAGACCATTTCTCTCATTCCTTCCTGAAGTTCAGAGTGCTGACAGAAAGGTTCCCTTTCGTGAGAAGGTCATATACACGGTGATCTCCCTTTTCATTTTCTTGGTATGTAGTCAACTTCCATTGTATGGCATTCATTCTACCACTGGTGCGGATCCTTTCTATTGGATGCGTGTTATTCTTGCTTCAAACCGTGGGACTGTCATGGAGCTTGGTATCACTCCGATTGTAACATCTGGATTAGTGATGCAACTTCTTGCTGGGTCAAAGATCATTGAAGTGGACAACAATGTACGTGAAGACCGTGCTCTATT AAATGGTGCTCAGAAATTATTGGGCATCCTGATAGCTGTTGGTGAAGCAGTGGCTTACGTTCTCTCGGGAATGTATGGTAGTGTTAGCCAACTTGGAGTAGGAAATGCCATTCTAATCATCATTCAGCTTTGCTTTGCTGGGATTATTGTGATCTGTTTGGATGAGCTTCTCCAGAAAGGATATGGTCTGGGATCTGGAATATCACTTTTCATAGCAACCAATATCTG TGAGAACATTATCTGGAAAGCATTTAGTCCAACCACCATTAATAGTGGGAGAGGCACTGAATTTGAAGGTGCTGTTATTGCTTTATTCCATCTGCTAATTACTCGTACAGATAAGGTCCGTGCCCTTCGTGAAGCATTTTACCGGCAGAATCTTCCAAATGTAACAAATCTACTTGCAACAGTATTGATCTTCTTGATCGTTATATATTTCCAAGGGTTCCGTGTGGTTTTGCCTGTGAGGTCAAAGAATGCTCGTGGGCAGCAGGGTTCATATCCAATCAAGCTGTTCTATACCTCTAACATGCCTATTATTTTGCAATCTGCTCTTGTGTCTAACCTCTACTTTATCTCCCAG TTGTTGTATAGGAGATACAGTGACAATTTCCTTGTGAATCTTTTGGGCAAGTGGAAGGAATCTGAATATTCAAATGGTCAGTCAGTCCCTGTTGGTGGCCTTGCATATTACATCACGGCACCATCAAG CCTTGCTGATATGGCAGCAAATCCTTTTCATGCACTTTTCTATTTTGTGTTCATGTTGTCAGCATGTGCACTCTTCTCAAAAACATGGATTGAAGTTTCTGGGTCATCTGCTAAAGATGTGGCCAAGCAACTGAAG GAACAACAAATGGTTATGCCTGGCCATCGGGAGTCTAACTTACAGAAAGAGTTGAACCGCTACATACCCACAGCTGCTGCTTTTGGAGGGGTCTGCATTGGTGCATTGACAGTGTTGGCAGATTTTATGGGTGCAATTGGTTCAGGGACAGGGATTCTTCTGGCAGTCACAATCATTTATCAATACTTTGAAACCTTTGAGAAGGAGAGAGCCAGTGAACTTGGCTTCTTTGGTTTCTAA